The following are encoded in a window of Onthophagus taurus isolate NC chromosome 3, IU_Otau_3.0, whole genome shotgun sequence genomic DNA:
- the LOC111413440 gene encoding cyclic AMP-dependent transcription factor ATF-6 alpha — translation MLTTEEYDYKAYDLENGNNQFLNDLDFHSDEDFLQALSSELDIPSLLNPNDDLGVLSSLLDRTPDEILSEVTPPVSKYDINDEIDELKKYDFTQKTWSLDSFPNLQADVKIEYPSYSPKSDSPTPSSSSSTSQNERNIKEEIIIDTPPISPNSYEFNDNTNAVLKVPIPKITKNKIKSPSTTFIIDDVPVKKPKVVNQTQNVNVVVLENVQTVPMQQVNGLTNLNNGNHTYFPIVINDGLDSKALKRQQRMIKNRESANLSRKKKKEYLLSLEKKVQDLSSENESLKKENAQLKEKLIKFCKLNGINGHVQQKTITKTLVLCAFIFTLGFNLDYIRNPVSSSIKTHNEVSPIFDRHRRSLLWSDEEISNSTTSNNNNNSSNNNNHSQELPMCPIYINQSENVRLALELHRWIGKPYNMSEEIDAFTKEKPPTTKEKEKKSKKPIKLNSPILSPIYYRLGKKSRKMQQVPNTDSELQVFVPNIDSLYSEFFEAINRKDDTFYVVSFSPDHMLLPALNYNKTSRPKMSLIMPSMMISNDSNSNASNTIPLMQIDCEVLDTRLIYVKDRIIPEHLKSTNSSSFKEEEDVGERDREERFMPYFIRKKLRGLNGIN, via the exons atttagattTCCATTCAGATGAAGATTTTCTCCAAGCTCTTTCATCAGAATTAGACATCCCATCGCTTTTAAATCCCAACGACGATTTAGGAGTATTAAGTTCCCTGCTGGATCGAACGCCCGATGAAATTCTATCCGAAGTAACTCCCCCCGTCTCAAAATACGATATAAACGATGAAATCGAcgagttaaaaaaatacgaTTTCACCCAAAAAACGTGGAGTTTAGATTCGTTTCCAAACTTACAAGCCGACGTGAAAATCGAATACCCATCTTATTCCCCTAAATCCGACAGCCCAACACCTTCGAGTAGCAGCTCAACATCTCAAAATGAAAGAAACATTAAAGAAGAGATTATTATTGATACCCCACCGATTTCGCCGAATTCCTACGAATTCAACGATAACACAAACGCAGTTTTAAAAGTACCTATCCcgaaaattactaaaaataaaattaaatcacctTCAACTACGTTTATTATTGACGATGTTCCCGTTAAGAAACCGAAAGTTGTTAATCAAACTCAAAATGTTAACGTGGTTGTTTTGGAAAACGTCCAAACCGTTCCAATGCAACAAGTAAATGGTTTAACGAATTTAAATAATGGAAATCACACGTATTTTCCGATCGTTATAAATGACGGTTTGGATAGTAAGGCGTTAAAGAGGCAACAGAGGATGATTAAAAATCGGGAATCGGCGAATTTGTCGAGGAAAAAAAAGAAGGAGTATTTGTTATCGTTGGAGAAAAAGGTGCAAGATCTTTCAAGTGAAAATGAAAgtttaaagaaagaaaacgctcaattgaaagaaaaattaattaaattttgtaaattaaatggTATTAATGGACATGTTCAACAAAAAACGATTACTAAAACATTAGTTCTTTGCGCGTTTATATTCACTTTAGGATTTAATCTTGATTATATACG aaaccCAGTAAGTAGCTCAATTAAAACACATAATGAAGTTTCTCCTATTTTTGATCGTCATCGAAGATCATTATTATGGTCCGAcgaagaaatttcaaacagcACCACTtccaacaataataataatagtagcaataataataatcattcgCAAGAGTTACCAATGTGTCCCATCTACATAAATCAAAGTGAAAATGTTCGATTAGCTTTAGAATTACATCG tTGGATAGGAAAACCTTACAATATGTCGGAAGAAATCGACGCTTTCACGAAAGAAAAGCCGCCAACGacgaaagaaaaagaaaagaaatcgaaaaaaccgataaaattaaattcaccGATTTTATCCCCAATTTATTACCGTTTGGGGAAAAAATCGAGGAAGATGCAACAAGTTCCAAACACGGATAGCGAACTTCAAGTTTTCGTCCCAAACATCGATTCGCTTTACTCGGAATTTTTCGAGGCTATTAATAGAAAAGATGACACTTTCTACGTCGTTTCTTTCAGCCCCGATCATATGCTTTTACCTGCTTTGAATTACAACAAAACTTCTCGCCCGAAAATGTCGCTTATTATGCCTTCAATGATGATCTCAAAtg attcaAATTCGAATGCTTCAAATACGATTCCTTTAATGCAAATTGACTGTGAAGTTTTAGACACAAGATTAATTTACGTCAAAGATCGAATAATACCGGAGCATTTAAAATCGACGAATAGTTCGAGTTTTAAGGAAGAAGAGGATGTCGGTGAAAGAGATCGCGAGGAGAGGTTCATGCCGTATTTTATACGTAAGAAATTGAGAGGGTTAAATgggattaattaa